From one Comamonas piscis genomic stretch:
- a CDS encoding ABC transporter ATP-binding protein: MTAMTPPVIELRDVHKRFVSSPDLLQKIVGAVARQPAQTRTVHAVNGVNLQIAKGEVLGLVGESGCGKSTLGRVVAGLHPATEGQLLYKGQDVSQLGRQEQLAYTLGVQMVFQDPQASLNPRQKLHQILGEALHVHKLAPAAEVPGRIDAALAEVGLASEYRARLPHQISGGQRQRIGIARALMVTPEFLVCDEPVAALDVSIQAQVINLFMDLRSQRGLTYLFISHDLGVVRHISDKVAIMYLGKIVEMAPTAEIFGQAQHPYTQALLAEVPDVGRRKRVFTPIKGEIPSPLNPPPGCTFHPRCPHAMERCRQEVPQLRETATGHVTACHLLD, encoded by the coding sequence ATGACCGCGATGACCCCCCCTGTGATTGAGCTGCGCGATGTACACAAGCGCTTTGTCAGCTCCCCCGATCTGCTGCAGAAAATCGTCGGCGCCGTCGCCCGGCAACCCGCGCAAACGCGCACCGTGCACGCCGTCAACGGCGTCAACCTGCAAATCGCCAAAGGCGAGGTGCTGGGTTTGGTGGGCGAATCCGGTTGCGGTAAATCGACCCTGGGCCGCGTCGTAGCCGGCCTGCACCCTGCCACCGAAGGCCAGTTGCTCTACAAGGGCCAGGATGTGAGCCAGCTGGGCCGCCAGGAACAACTCGCCTACACCCTGGGTGTGCAAATGGTGTTCCAGGACCCGCAGGCCTCGCTGAACCCGCGCCAGAAGCTGCACCAGATCCTGGGCGAAGCGCTGCATGTGCACAAGCTGGCACCAGCGGCCGAGGTGCCGGGCCGCATCGATGCTGCGCTGGCCGAAGTGGGCCTGGCCAGCGAGTACCGCGCCCGCCTGCCGCACCAGATATCCGGCGGCCAGCGCCAGCGCATCGGCATTGCCCGTGCGCTGATGGTGACGCCCGAGTTTCTGGTCTGCGATGAGCCGGTCGCCGCACTCGATGTGTCGATCCAGGCCCAGGTCATCAACCTGTTCATGGACCTGCGCAGCCAGCGCGGCTTGACCTACCTGTTCATCAGCCATGACCTGGGCGTGGTGCGCCATATCTCCGACAAGGTGGCCATCATGTATCTGGGCAAGATTGTGGAGATGGCGCCCACGGCCGAGATCTTTGGCCAGGCCCAGCACCCCTACACCCAGGCGCTGCTGGCCGAGGTGCCTGATGTGGGACGGCGCAAACGGGTGTTCACGCCTATCAAGGGCGAGATCCCGTCGCCGTTAAACCCCCCACCGGGCTGCACCTTCCACCCGCGCTGCCCGCACGCGATGGAGCGCTGCCGGCAAGAGGTGCCGCAGCTGCGCGAGACGGCAACCGGCCATGTGACCGCCTGCCATTTGTTGGACTGA